A single genomic interval of Panthera uncia isolate 11264 chromosome A1 unlocalized genomic scaffold, Puncia_PCG_1.0 HiC_scaffold_17, whole genome shotgun sequence harbors:
- the GRPEL2 gene encoding grpE protein homolog 2, mitochondrial, translating to MAARSVWAVRRLVQRLLASSAASEGRGWLHPFSTATQRTAGEDCSSEDPPDDLGPSLAERALKLKAVKLEKEVQDLTMRYQRAVADGENIRRRTQRCVEDAKIFGIQSFCKDLVEVADILEKTTEYISEETEPGDQKLTLEKIFRGLSLLEAKLKSVFAKHGLEKMTPIGDKYDPHEHELVCHVPAGVGVQPGTVALVRQDGYKLHGRTIRLAQVEVAVESQRRL from the exons ATGGCCGCGCGGTCAGTGTGGGCGGTCCGCCGGCTGGTGCAGCGCCTCCTGGCCTCGAGTGCCGCGTCCGAAGGCAG GGGATGGCTGCATCCTTTCAGCACTGCCACCCAGAGAACTGCTGGAGAGGACTGCAGTTCTGAGGACCCTCCCGATGACCTTGGGCCCTCTCTTGCAGAACGAGCCTTAAAGCTTAAAGCTGTGAAACTGGAGAAAGAAGTCCAGGACTTAACA ATGAGATACCAGAGGGCTGTAGCTGATGGTGAAAACATAAGGCGGCGAACCCAGAGATGTGTAGAAGATGCCAAGATATTTG GAATTCAGAGTTTCTGTAAGGACTTGGTAGAGGTGGCAGACATTTTGGAGAAGACTACAGAGTACATTTCTGAAGAAACAGAGCCGGGGGACCAGAAGCTCACTCTGGAGAAGATCTTCCGAGGGTTATCACTTTTAGAAGCAAAGCTGAAAAGTGTGTTTGCCAAACATGGCCTAGAGAAGATGACACCCATCGGTGACAAATACGACCCTCATGAGCATGAACTCGTCTGTCACGTGCCCGCTGGCGTTGGGGTACAGCCCGGCACCGTGGCATTAGTAAGGCAAGATGGCTACAAGCTTCATGGCCGCACCATTAGACTTGCCCAGGTGGAAGTGGCCGTGGAGTCTCAGAGAAGACTATGA